The following is a genomic window from Babesia bovis T2Bo chromosome 4 map unlocalized Chr4_1, whole genome shotgun sequence.
ATCGCAGGAAGGGGTCTCTGCGCGTTGATATTAGCACCAACAAGGGAGCTGGTAAAGCAGACATACGACTTTTGCACGTGGTTCCTTGAAGATGACGCCAGCGTTTATGACCTTAAAGGTGGCACTCTATTAAGGGCTCATTTGTGCTACGGTAGCACATCATTTGTCGATGATCATACATATTTATTGGAGCATTCACCTCAGATTGTACTGTTTACTCCTGGTCGTTTTGTAGAACATTATAACCATCGCAATTCATCATGTGGCAAGATTCTTGACTATTCCAGCATTAGGTGGATGGTAATCGATGAGGTTGACATGTTACTATCGCAGAGCTACTTTAATTGGACATCTGTTGTCACTTCAATATCACGAGAGTGTCAAGAGAAGCAGTCTCTGTTGGACACAAGTTTCCCAGTAGTCAGGCCGCAGAAGATATGTAGGTTTAGGTTATAAAATTAATAATTTGCAGTGGTTTCTGCTACAATTCCTACAAAATCAGCTGAAATAGACTTAATTCAGTTAAACAGGCCATTATTAATGAAATCTAGATCTCAGGCTCTTTACAGTTTACCTGCGAACCTGACCCAATGGTACATAAAGACTACTAAAAACAACAAGCCATTGGTTTTGGCGAAGTTACTGTTGCATATCATGGCAAATGGCTCCACTGGTGACAAGACGATCGTATTTTGCTCATATCGTCAAACAGCACACGCCATGGTTCGTATGCTGGAATTATTTTCAATACATACGTATGTTGTTATTTGAGAGGTTAATTTTTTATTAGGGGCCACAACTTACGTTCTTTAGAACTCAGTGCAAGCTTATCGCAGAAGCAGCGTCACGATGTGGTGGACATGTTTCGTAAAGGAGATAGTTTTTGTCTAGTATGCTCTGACGTAGCATCTCGTGGTATGAACTTTAGCAACACTCGGAACGTGATAAACTACGACTTCCCTACTTCCATAgctaaatatatacatcgCATCGGTCGTACAGCTCGGTAGGTGTATTGAAAATATTAAAGAAATATCCAGTGCCTATGAGAGCGGGAATTCATACATTTTGCTTACTGGGCAGCAGGTCGTTGGATTTCAGAAATTTACTTCTGAAATTCAGGTCGGCCCTGAAGACATTCACCAGCTTTGGGAGAATCACCTCCTTGAAGGAAAACACGACGATGATTTGAATAAAATCTTTACAAGCATTCAACCATTGTTGGATCAATGTCTTATGCTTGAGAAGAAGGGCAAGATACAGCATGATGCAGCATTACCATCTAATTGGACATCACTCCTGGAGCAACCTGATGACCCTTAATTATCAGCATATATCTTTTACATTATGTTTTACGTGGACTGCATTGTGCTAAGATTCGTATGAATTCCACTGATTTATCACTATCTTAATCGCAGTATATCAATGAAATGAGTATTGGTAATTATTATTTATGACAACTACACTTGTAACTATAGTAATCCTCCATGGTAATCTGAATCGCTCGGTGTCTAAAAGTACAGGACTAAACATTCTAATACACACCTTTCTCAAAAAGAACCAATTTGCTCATGAATAGTGTGCTAGATTATGTCATTATGATACAAATATGTAGATAAttctattatattatttcgATTCGCGTGTCTTGTGATTATTGtagtggattccatggatattAGGTAGAGACGATTCGATATTGGTTTATAGCAacttcaatatataatatgcaTTAAATGGTGGCCATACTTTTATTTTATTCCGCTTTAGCGGTTTTGGGCATATTAAGAGCGGTAGGTGTAAATATACTCTTGGTGAATCCTCACCGCAGGAAGGACACACATCGCCTAGATCCACTTACACCTTTCCAAAGCCTAGAAGTATACGTGGCACGCTGTTACTACGTGATGTATTGAACTCTATAAACAACAACTTTGGAAGGAAGATCAACATTGCAAAGAGGTTCAACCTAGGCAAATTCGAGTTGCGGTGTTCACTACGAAGTCGTGACATTGACTCTTGCAGCCGTCTTGGCAACCAATTGGTACCTATTAACTTTCGGGGCTATTCTGATGTTGAGAAAGCAAGATGGGAAGACTTATTTGATGAAGTCGGCTTAGATGCAACGGTAAATCACgtgccattttgtataaCATGTTGTAGATTATGCTTGATAGCCAGTACGTGTGGAATGCCAGACTTTCTGTGGACATACCTCGTGCTATGCGTTACGTTGCTTATAAGAGAGGTGATGCACTAACAACTGGTTTGGTGGATTTCTCAGAGACCATAAAAAGAATAGCGTTTCTTTACAAGCATAAAGATCTTTTACTTCAGGTACATCATGCTCCACTCACTAAGGAGACTACTTTTGACATTTTGAAACGTTGGGAGGACCTATACGTCATGAAGAATAAATACATCCATGTGACCCCTAAACTCCAACTGATCATTGATGACGGTATCAGCCCAAAGTCAAACATGTGCCTTGCAATTGAGCGTGGTAAAGACTTTATAACTCCTATTATATACCCATTAGATAAGTAGGTCCTAAGCTCTGTAATTCACATGTTGTAGGAAATTTGAGCTTATGGCGGAGAAGACCTTAACTGATGGCATTAAAGCCAATGTATTTTGGAGTAAGGACAATcgtgtatatatgaatttGAGTATAAGTTTACCTTGGGGAAAGAGGGGTTGGCAAACATTGTCATTTAGGTTTGTCTTCCCTGAGGTTAATCGATCGCACGTTCATTTGTTGAACGAGGTTTATTTACCTTAATCGCATCACAGTATTTTAAGAAATATAAACACAGAAATGATTTTCAATGCGTGGTTCTGTAAAGTTTGGGACAGGTTTTAGTTTTGTAGATTGTATAACCTATTTCTTgaccatatatatcacagttTATTGTAATGGTGTCAATAAAGTGCCTTACACAATAATGGCCCGGTGACGATTGATGTTgaatcatatataaaacaatatgTATTACCACTTCCATATTGCGTAGCATTCCATTGCTTATGCAGTAAATATGCTAAATTATATAGCTCAGTGTTGCGATTTCAAATGGGTTTATATTGGGATATATAAGATATTAGTTACTCAGCAGCTCGAATGTGCAAAACATTGTTACACCTATTGAAATGTGATACACAATTCCATAGCTTACCTTATAAGAATTGTACCGCCGAGGGTGCCTTTCATAACTCCGTTTTCCCATTCTTCGGCATTTTCGAGCTCAATATTCATATAACTGTCAAATGACTTTAGGAATCCTGAAACATGTGACTGTAGCTATTCAATTCCTACCTTTATATTCCATTCCCCATTTTAAAGTTACAAATACGTTTTGTCCGACCAGTTTAGCAAGGAAGGGCTTTGGATTTAACGGTGTAACAGCctgttgaatatataaaggCCTTTTTCGTACTATCACCTGGGGGCGATCCATGGCGTTGCGATCGACGTTGGATTTCGTTCTGTATGATCCAACACGCTgattatacaatatatatgaatcCCTGTATTTGTTTATACAAACTAAGTTGTAGTTAGTGTTGTAGGATTCCCTAGATACTTGTTCCTTTCATCCCCAGATAGAGCCACAAGCGTACAGTAGTTATATTATCACTGTGTATAAAATCCATGAAATCAAAGTACATTTTCACGATTCACTTCAGCTCATAGAATCGCATATTGAAAATAAATGCTAAGCAAATGTCTTTACCTGAAATGTGTGCTGTAATCTATAACACAGTTGATTTTACAAGGAAACACACATTAGTCATTTAATAACgttgatatacaacatataaaatgcaGGTGTTAGTCAATATAACAACGTACTCTCTATATGTTAACATTAGCTAGTTGATTTTCAGCATACACACCGTATATTGGAAGGATAACCACACAACACTTGTTATAATTCTATTATGTTTAATAGATTTATCTGCCAATCCGTGAAAAacccatatatattaaatccGGTATTCCTCTCAGGTTACAAACGCCTACATATCAAGATGATGCACATAAAGATCCTTCCTCGTTCTCCAGAGGTAGCAGAGCGTTACAAGACACACAAGTCTTATTATCCAGGTGACTGTGGCCTTGATTTATTCTGTCCCGACACTATCACATTAGCTCCTAAGAAGACCACGGATGTGGTTCTTGGCGTTAAGATTGCTGCATACCGTGTGCATGATAAATCAGAGATCGGATCTTCTTCCATGCGCAATGTTGGATGGATCTTAGCACCGCGTAGTAGTATATCCAAGACACCTTTGCGACTTGCTAATTCAAGTAGGTGTTATCTCTGTTTGAGTTATGATTCTTAGTTGGAATCATTGATGCTGCTTACCGTGGTGATATCAAGGTTGCTTTTGACAACATTAGTGATGAGCCTTACACTATCCAGAGTGGTGATCGTTTGGTTCAAGTGATTTCCTATGACGGTGAGGAGATATCTTACGAGGTATGTCGTTGCCCATTCCGTATTGCCATGCCTCCCATGaaaatagtatataatTACATTATGCTTTACGTGTATTAGcatgttattttatatacttGCATAGCACCGGCTGATATGACGGCACAGCCGTTTGCAATAACTACATTGTTTGCTTATTGGTCGGTAGCGTGACATAAAACGTggatttatatatttacatatgtTGACACAATCGTTACTTTTGGATATATCGAAATTGGGTCAACATagatgtattatatataatgtgcGTTTTATAATGCGCTACGTTACCGTTGTTTTATACACCTTTTGTGACACGAAAGTGTGGTCTTCCTATATCTTGCGTGTATTTCCACAATAATGTGTTGTTATACTCGTGTTTTTTTGTAACTGTGTTTTATGGATACTGCCTGTGTAATTATCCTTTTTATTATACCTTTTAAATATTTTGTCTtgcattgtatattttcCAAGTTTTATATTCTTTTATGATGCGATGTTTGATGGTATCTCGTCAAGAGAGCCTATCagttataaaatatatgtttcatGCTCCATTTTGTCGTGTTTTTTTGATACAATCTTCGATGACATGGATTATACTTATCGTTTTAAACCTTTTATAGTTAGTAAATGAGCTTGATCAAACTGAGCGCGGGGAGAAGGGTTTTGGTTCCACTGGACGTTAAAATATTTCTTCTAATTTTGTGCCACTACTTGGGCGCGGCGTTTTCTGCGTTCCTCTCTGGCGTCGAATTCTAGTACTGACGCCCCCTTGCACGTATCAGGCAACAATTTGTACGCTTTAATGCATTTTATTGCACTAGTCTTCAGGCGGCACTTCCATCGTGGGCCGTACAGATGCATCATTAGATCCTGCATTAtattacaacatatattgcGACATGTTTGTCCGGGATAGAGTTGGGACACCTATTCTAGTTTAACATACCCTGATTTCGATATCGGTGAGTCCGGTGTATTCAGCTTCTCTAATAGCGGTAGCTACTTCTTTGGTCTTGATTGGTTGGGACATTACCGAATCCGGTTTGACAATGTGCTCCAGGTCGTCCAACAGGTCTGCCATAAGTTCATGAGGTATTAGTTCCCGCCATCTTGGCAATAGCATGTTCATCAAACCCTCTGTGCATCCTACTATAACGCGTCTAAGATCGTTCCAATTAGCCTTCTGGTAGCAGAAACATTGGTCAGTGGATGTTCCCATGTCTACGTGGTTGGGTTCATCCTCTACGTTACAATAATCACAATCTGGTTCGTGGACACGTTCGGTAGAATCGCTATCCACCTCGTAGTGTTTCACAAGCCCGCAACGGAGTGGGCTGGTTAGCAGTACTAGCGCTTGTCGTGGGAAAGCATCAAAAGCGCTCAAGCCAACGGAGAACAGCTTATTTTGTGTCAGCTGATCTGCCGTTGGATGTGACATCATAAAGCTAGTCATGATGGTATAGGGCAGCATGGCACTGAGGAGCGTGGTAGCAGAAGACGCTGATAGCGACGGGTTAACCCAGAGGCCCTTCAAATCGCGTCTGTTACTTTCCAATAACTCCACCACTGCCCATGCCACCGTTTTAGTGCGGCGTACAAGACCAAATTCGCTAGGGCTTACAAACGCCTTTGTGCTGACAGATATGAAGATCCCTTTAAAATCGGGGTCTGTAAAATCATTTGCCAAAGCTTCTATTTGATTGATCACTTCCTCTCGTGGCTCAACCATTGAGAAGGGTGACTTGGCGTTACGTGACTCATTGCAGCTATTGTACCGTGTGTCCAAAAAAGTTCGTGCTCGCATCAGCTGCTCGAACATGTGGGTATATTGGCGTGTAACAAAGTGATAAGCTGGGTAGCAAAGCACCTGCTTAGAATCGGGCAATGTTTTTCTTATAGCATTTTCAGCTGGAAGTTTGCGCACCTTTACGACCAAACCGTGACGCTCAAAAAACATTTCGCATTTTCGTCTCACTACTTCCAGAGGAGTACACATGAGATCCTCCAATTGTTCCTCTGCTAAGGTTGTGCTCGTCTCGTCAATTAGAGTTACATCACTGCCAAAAGATCCGTAACATGACGAAAGGAAACGTTCACATTCCTCCAGAGTAGTCGACGAATATTGCGAGTTAGTTGTTGAACCGTCCTCGTGTCGAATTAAAGAGTCTAGCGCATGTTTTAGTGTCAATTCTGTTGGCTCCTGTTCGAAATTAAAATGTTGACTTTTCTCGTTAGTCTTGCCGAACAGTCGACTGAGCACGTCGGATACGGACACCAGGGACTTATGCTCCAATGTTCTATTTGGAGTGTTTACTGATTTACATGCACGTTTACGACTGGGCGAAATCTCAGAACTGTTGTTGGCCACAACATCTCCAACCGGCTGGGGAGTGTTGTCACTGTTTACCTCCGCTGCGTTCGGCGGTAAATATGCCCATAGGCAAGAAGCAAACTTGGAACCGGGGTCTAATATTGTTGAATGCTGCCTTTTTGGCTGTGCTGACCTTGCTGTCAACGATTTTTCCAGCTGCTTCCAATCGGCGGTGCCAGCAACATTTATCAAGTCAACTGCCGACAAAGGCTTGACTTTTTTGGTCATTCCACGCAGACGCTGCGCGATTAAATCCGCACACGCGGTGACGGAATCCGTCATGCTTAAAATATTACACCACACCAGCAAACGTTAACTTGGACGCCGATTTTAGGTCGACCAGTGGTGGGTGACAcgttttaaaatattatataaatagcATATTAATATCGATGATTATATTTCACAAGATCGTCCGTGACGAAACGATTACTTGTGAACAGCGTACATTACCCCAACAGTCGGTGCACGCGATCGGGGACACGCAGGTCACGTCGTCTCAAGTAGGGATAATGCAAATATCGAACCCACGGGCACAACGAGGAGCGTAAATGAGCATAAAAAATCGACAACAAGGCTGGGGATTCCACACCAAGTCCTACCTATAAGTCGATTGTTTATCATAGTGCCCAGACAGAAACCCGCCAATGCTGATAGCAGGTGGGTAGAGAGTAAGATCTTGGTCACTGCCGCTATTGTCTTTGCGAACAATAAACACAGAAGGCTGACAAATACGTTGATTAGGTGCTGATGCTCTCGATCTATCAGATAAGGGAACATGAAGTATCGGCTTAATAAGGCACCTGCCACTCCCCAATCCCCTGCGAATCCATTAGCTTGTAAGTCCTCCGGGTTGACCCAGCAAGTTCCCAGCATACCGTAGATTGAGCACAGAAAATAGACAAACAGCGTGATGCATGGCCCGTGAATGCGTTCAAGTACCGAGCTGAACCTAAAATGCATGATTGTGCTAATAATAAGATGTCCTCCTGAATTATGGAAAAATGTGGAGCTTATTAACcgatatattgcaaaatcCTTCTTGAGCAGCTCACCGCTGAATGCGCCGAATAGTATGCCATCATGTTCCTCTGTGCTGTCAGGGTGAGTATGGGAGTACACCAGCCTAACTATAAATAATGTCCACTGTGCGAATGTAATGAGTATCGATACTCGGAATATACGAAACCATGGAAAAAGGTTATTCCTTAAGAATGCAACCACTTCTTGTGTATTCTCCCATATACTACGGAGTAATGGTTGCTCCTCGATACGGCTTCCGACCATATACACTACATAATCCGATAAAGTGTTACTTTGCTCCACTTCTATATAATGAGCATCAGATCGTACTAATTTGGTGACTGTTCTGCGATCCATGAACCGCTTGATTATATTCTGGGTAGGGTATAAGAAAATATCCTGCATTGACGTTGTAGTTGGGCTATCAGCATGTGCTACATAGCGATTAACACCTCGAGTAGAGCTTTCCGATGTCCTCGAAGTGTCAGCACCTTGTTCACTGTCAGTTtgttcatcaaatatattgtCGAAATAATTCACTGGGTAATGATCAGCGCTTGTGCAGTAGCTGCAACTGACGTAATCCCTCCGTAATACATCAAGCCGTGATATGCTCAGTCCAAGGTTGTATGCGCTATTAGCACAGCGGAGTACCTTGACAGGACACGATCTTTGGTTGAGTAGATTGTTGAACTGTTCCACACACATGGCCAATGACTTATCAAACTCTACTGTATACTTTCGTTGCCTACTTACTACATTCTCCAACCCAAGGTCGTCCTCATCCTTATGGGTGTCACAGCTTGCATCTTCCTCTGGCTTATCGCCATCTGGAAGGTTAATGGTGATGTACATAGGCATTGCTACACTATGTTAGGCCCATTTCAACAGCGTAATTCTAGATTTTTGGCTGCAACGCGCTGCAAGTATCGATGTTACATTCCCCGTTAGTCCACTGAGTGCTACATTAGAGTAGTTGGCAATGGGATTACGATAGCGCCATTAATACTCACATACATATATCGTTATATACCCTTGATGTGTGTAGTTACAAGCGGATATAGAGCGAGCACATTAGATACAGATAATGTAATAGACTATATGTGCATGACGGTCGATTATGCAATTAAATATTGTTTGTACTTTATCTTTGTTAATACAGcgatatataatatattacgGGTTATATTCTTGTTGCAGTTCTGAAGATAAATACCACATATATGTGGCGGTTAACTATCGTCCAATTGTATGATAAAACCATTATTCCGCATAtagtatgttatatacttGTATCGAAAGATATTGTGGATATACTGTATCCGTGTCATGGGCGCTTACGGTTAGCAGCTTGTTTGAACTcgattttatatttacactGGGTTAAACAGGCCAATATTAATACACATACAGGTGTTTCTGTCCATTTGTTAATACAATAGCTGATTTGGGCCTAGTTTATAAATATTATAGCGTTATTCAATGCACATTTGCCAGTAATCACGTCGGGACATCTTATGTGTATAGTTGTAGATCATAAGGGCGTATATCACGCCACATTACTATTTAAGTCACAAAAACCACAAGGTTTTTAATTGGTATGTATGGCACTTTTGATTAGTCACTACTGTTTTATTTTAATCTATTGTGTATGGACTACAATGTGATTTTTGTTTAACGATGACGGGGACCAAGCTACCATGGAATTGGTGGAGAAAGAAGCGTTTAGAAGACATTTTGGATGTACTAAAGGGTAATGTAAACCCTCTTACCGGAACTCGACTTAGTAGGAGAGTGGAAGCTCCCTCTGCGGATATCATAAATTTGGGGGATACAATCACATCGAATGGGTCTCCATATCGCACAGAAAATGGCAGTGACATGCCAAGTAAACCGTTGAACTTTGTTGACCATCCTAATT
Proteins encoded in this region:
- a CDS encoding Rhomboid family protein; the encoded protein is MPMYITINLPDGDKPEEDASCDTHKDEDDLGLENVVSRQRKYTVEFDKSLAMCVEQFNNLLNQRSCPVKVLRCANSAYNLGLSISRLDVLRRDYVSCSYCTSADHYPVNYFDNIFDEQTDSEQGADTSRTSESSTRGVNRYVAHADSPTTTSMQDIFLYPTQNIIKRFMDRRTVTKLVRSDAHYIEVEQSNTLSDYVVYMVGSRIEEQPLLRSIWENTQEVVAFLRNNLFPWFRIFRVSILITFAQWTLFIVRLVYSHTHPDSTEEHDGILFGAFSGELLKKDFAIYRLISSTFFHNSGGHLIISTIMHFRFSSVLERIHGPCITLFVYFLCSIYGMLGTCWVNPEDLQANGFAGDWGVAGALLSRYFMFPYLIDREHQHLINVFVSLLCLLFAKTIAAVTKILLSTHLLSALAGFCLGTMINNRLIGRTWCGIPSLVVDFLCSFTLLVVPVGSIFALSLLETT
- a CDS encoding dUTPase family protein, which produces MMHIKILPRSPEVAERYKTHKSYYPGDCGLDLFCPDTITLAPKKTTDVVLGVKIAAYRVHDKSEIGSSSMRNVGWILAPRSSISKTPLRLANSIGIIDAAYRGDIKVAFDNISDEPYTIQSGDRLVQVISYDGEEISYELVNELDQTERGEKGFGSTGR
- a CDS encoding putative small nuclear ribonucleoprotein F, translated to MDRPQAVTPLNPKPFLAKLVGQNVFVTLKWGMEYKGFLKSFDSYMNIELENAEEWENGVMKGTLGGTILIRCNNVLHIRAAE
- a CDS encoding DEAD/DEAH box helicase family protein; its protein translation is MAPSTSQPSSANIIPLWVNRIKLIETESTGKSARDYFKEWKVHPHLLLLLERHGITDLFPVQKQVIPWLINCDVLDRFSSSACDIVITAPTGQGKTLCYLLPIVNSIVTHNRRGLCALILAPTRELVKQTYDFCTWFLEDDASVYDLKGGTLLRAHLCYGSTSFVDDHTYLLEHSPQIVLFTPGRFVEHYNHRNSSCGKILDYSSIRWMVIDEVDMLLSQSYFNWTSVVTSISRECQEKQSLLDTSFPVVRPQKILVSATIPTKSAEIDLIQLNRPLLMKSRSQALYSLPANLTQWYIKTTKNNKPLVLAKLLLHIMANGSTGDKTIVFCSYRQTAHAMVRMLELFSIHTGHNLRSLELSASLSQKQRHDVVDMFRKGDSFCLVCSDVASRGMNFSNTRNVINYDFPTSIAKYIHRIGRTARAYESGNSYILLTGQQVVGFQKFTSEIQVGPEDIHQLWENHLLEGKHDDDLNKIFTSIQPLLDQCLMLEKKGKIQHDAALPSNWTSLLEQPDDP